The Shewanella zhangzhouensis genome has a window encoding:
- a CDS encoding DUF885 domain-containing protein, which yields MKKTTLALAISIAALSLGACTDGTTTGGPEQHASANAVASQQTQSFASFSGAFIDALWEVAPTWALYSGYHKYDGILEVADEAQRAKTLAFVNTQREMLQAFDTKKLSTSELIDYRLIDNLLNSVEWEQTRFRAWQWDPSGYNVAGGFAQIINEEFAPLDERLRSVVSRLENVPAYYEAARKNIDNPTLEHTELALLQNQGAFSVFNDELVAKVEGSGLTDAEKTLFKQRFDAAIAAINEHITWLETLSNRLKANGARDFRIGEALYEEKFALDIQSGMTAKALYDKASADMIRVHAEMARITEEIWGKYFTEAMPDDSKVATRMLIDKLSAKHVKREDFVDEVRAQIPELVKFVNDKQLITLDPNKPLVVRETPEYMRGYAGASISAPGPYDKGGNTYYNVTPLDGMSDESAESYLREYNHWILQVLNIHEAIPGHYTQLVYSNESPSLIKSLFGNGAMVEGWAVYTERMMLEEGYGSFEPEMWLMYYKWNLRVIANTILDYSIQVKGMTQEEAMQLMTEEAFQQEAEAAGKWRRATLSQVQLTSYYAGYREIYDFREELKAKAPESFDLKAFHERFLSFGSAPVKYIRELMVN from the coding sequence GTGAAAAAAACTACCTTAGCCCTCGCCATTTCCATTGCTGCACTGTCCCTCGGCGCCTGCACCGATGGCACCACCACAGGTGGTCCTGAACAACATGCCAGTGCCAACGCTGTTGCAAGCCAACAAACTCAATCTTTTGCATCCTTCAGTGGCGCCTTTATTGATGCCCTCTGGGAAGTGGCCCCAACCTGGGCACTCTACAGCGGTTATCACAAATACGATGGTATTTTAGAAGTTGCCGATGAGGCGCAGCGCGCCAAAACCCTGGCGTTTGTAAATACCCAGCGTGAGATGCTACAGGCCTTCGATACAAAAAAACTCTCAACCAGTGAGTTGATTGACTACCGGCTGATTGACAATCTTCTCAATAGCGTCGAGTGGGAACAAACCCGCTTTCGTGCCTGGCAGTGGGATCCTTCCGGTTACAATGTGGCCGGCGGTTTTGCTCAAATCATTAATGAAGAGTTTGCGCCGCTGGATGAACGTTTGCGCTCTGTGGTGTCTCGCCTTGAGAATGTCCCTGCCTACTATGAAGCGGCGAGAAAAAATATCGACAATCCAACGCTGGAGCACACCGAGCTTGCATTGCTGCAGAATCAGGGGGCGTTCTCTGTCTTTAACGATGAACTTGTCGCCAAGGTGGAGGGCTCCGGCCTGACAGATGCCGAAAAAACTCTGTTCAAACAGCGTTTTGATGCCGCAATTGCCGCAATTAATGAGCATATCACCTGGCTCGAAACACTGAGCAATCGCCTTAAGGCCAATGGCGCCCGTGATTTTCGTATTGGCGAAGCGCTCTACGAAGAAAAATTTGCACTGGATATACAGTCGGGTATGACTGCCAAGGCGCTTTACGATAAAGCCAGCGCCGACATGATACGGGTTCATGCAGAAATGGCCCGGATCACCGAAGAGATTTGGGGTAAGTATTTCACCGAAGCCATGCCTGACGACTCCAAGGTCGCAACGCGAATGCTGATTGATAAGCTGTCGGCCAAGCACGTGAAGCGTGAAGACTTTGTGGATGAGGTGAGGGCGCAGATCCCAGAGCTGGTTAAATTCGTTAATGATAAACAGCTTATTACGCTCGATCCCAATAAACCCCTGGTGGTGCGCGAGACGCCGGAATACATGCGCGGCTATGCAGGCGCCTCCATCAGTGCCCCAGGCCCTTACGATAAAGGCGGCAACACTTACTACAACGTGACCCCACTGGACGGCATGTCCGATGAATCGGCCGAATCTTATCTGCGTGAATATAACCACTGGATTTTGCAGGTACTGAATATCCACGAGGCCATTCCCGGCCACTACACCCAATTGGTGTACTCGAACGAGTCGCCAAGTCTGATTAAGAGCCTGTTTGGCAATGGCGCCATGGTAGAAGGCTGGGCGGTTTACACCGAGCGGATGATGCTGGAAGAAGGCTATGGCAGCTTTGAGCCGGAAATGTGGCTGATGTACTACAAGTGGAACCTGCGGGTGATTGCCAACACCATTTTGGATTACAGCATTCAGGTCAAGGGTATGACACAGGAAGAGGCCATGCAGTTGATGACGGAAGAGGCTTTCCAGCAAGAGGCAGAAGCGGCCGGCAAATGGCGCCGCGCGACATTAAGCCAGGTGCAGCTGACCAGCTATTATGCTGGCTATCGGGAAATCTACGATTTCCGTGAAGAGCTCAAAGCCAAAGCCCCCGAGAGCTTTGATTTGAAGGCATTCCATGAGCGGTTCCTGAGCTTTGGCAGTGCTCCGGTCAAATATATCCGAGAGCTAATGGTGAACTAA
- a CDS encoding methyl-accepting chemotaxis protein, giving the protein MNMPWIANLSMKLKLMLVFMPPLLGFVIFGGILLNDKIDESNSLQKVQQLTELAVINSALVHELQKERGMSAGFLGSRGQNFKAQLPSQRSLTDEKLRTFTQYVKGKQFASHVQEEVQGAAAELGRLASIRGQVDGLSISVADEVAYYTGLNKRLLGIVDDIVHEGGDKRIAVASAAFSAYLQMKERAGIERAVLSSTFGNDGFKPGVYTRAVRLMSEQDTYAERFDALATDDWRRDWQRTLQSPEIAEVSRYRELALSQDNQAIAKTSPEDWFKASTARINLLYSFENVLAKSLDDLTDARLQAANWQMTLMMILLVAVLALVALTGLSVMGYLNRAVVHIESQMRRAREEFDLATRIKVDSADELGRLGDAFNGMMTDFEAVIHQVKTNSLKVTDAVKRMETHSNQMRHDVAQGHSEAEQVASAMTEMSATVSQIASNAVEAASASGQASQEARTGNKEVGNTGKTISALASEIDAAAVAITKLDTDIQGIVSVLEVISGIAEQTNLLALNAAIEAARAGEMGRGFAVVADEVRSLAQRAQSSTTDIRTMTERLKEGARVAVDAMSRGQTQAQASVQEVNHAGEELRRIVDYVSVIDSMNEQIAAATHEQSAVAEEVNRNALRISEIYQNTHQVADELGRINDDLLSAVDAMGKEVSKFSLSRG; this is encoded by the coding sequence ATGAACATGCCATGGATTGCCAATCTCAGTATGAAACTTAAACTTATGTTGGTGTTCATGCCACCTTTGTTGGGCTTTGTCATTTTTGGTGGCATTCTTCTCAACGATAAAATTGACGAATCCAACTCTCTCCAAAAAGTACAGCAATTAACAGAGCTTGCTGTCATCAATAGTGCTTTGGTGCACGAGCTGCAAAAAGAGCGCGGCATGAGCGCAGGTTTTTTGGGCTCCAGGGGCCAGAATTTCAAAGCTCAATTGCCTTCACAACGCAGTTTGACCGATGAAAAACTGCGTACATTCACCCAATACGTGAAGGGAAAGCAGTTTGCCAGCCATGTGCAGGAAGAAGTGCAGGGGGCCGCGGCTGAACTTGGCAGACTGGCAAGCATTCGTGGTCAGGTGGACGGCCTGAGCATTTCAGTTGCAGACGAGGTCGCTTATTACACAGGCCTTAACAAACGCCTGCTTGGCATAGTCGACGACATAGTTCATGAAGGCGGTGATAAGAGAATCGCCGTGGCTTCTGCTGCCTTCAGTGCTTATCTGCAAATGAAGGAGCGCGCCGGCATAGAGAGAGCCGTGCTTTCCTCCACGTTCGGCAATGACGGTTTTAAGCCCGGTGTATATACCCGGGCAGTAAGGTTGATGTCAGAGCAGGATACCTATGCGGAGCGTTTCGATGCGCTCGCAACCGACGATTGGCGCCGCGATTGGCAGCGCACGTTACAAAGCCCTGAAATTGCAGAAGTAAGCCGTTACCGGGAGCTGGCCTTAAGCCAGGATAATCAGGCCATCGCCAAAACGTCTCCCGAGGACTGGTTTAAGGCATCCACCGCGCGGATTAACTTGCTTTACAGTTTTGAAAACGTCCTGGCAAAGAGTCTGGATGACCTGACAGATGCCCGTTTACAAGCCGCCAATTGGCAAATGACGCTGATGATGATTTTGTTGGTAGCTGTACTCGCTTTGGTCGCCCTGACCGGACTGTCAGTAATGGGATATCTCAATCGCGCGGTGGTGCATATTGAAAGTCAGATGCGCCGTGCCCGTGAAGAATTTGATTTGGCAACCCGCATCAAGGTAGACAGCGCCGATGAATTAGGCCGCCTTGGCGATGCATTTAACGGCATGATGACCGATTTTGAGGCTGTTATACATCAGGTTAAAACCAACAGCCTGAAAGTAACCGATGCCGTCAAACGCATGGAAACCCACTCCAATCAGATGCGCCATGATGTGGCTCAGGGACATTCCGAAGCAGAGCAGGTGGCATCGGCCATGACCGAAATGAGCGCCACTGTGAGCCAGATTGCATCCAACGCAGTGGAAGCCGCATCCGCGTCCGGCCAAGCCAGTCAGGAAGCCCGTACCGGCAATAAAGAAGTTGGTAACACCGGTAAAACCATCAGTGCACTCGCATCGGAAATTGATGCCGCGGCGGTCGCCATTACCAAGCTTGATACCGATATTCAGGGTATTGTGAGTGTGCTCGAGGTGATAAGCGGGATCGCCGAGCAAACCAATCTGCTGGCACTTAACGCTGCTATTGAAGCGGCAAGGGCAGGGGAAATGGGCCGCGGTTTCGCTGTGGTAGCCGATGAAGTGCGATCGCTTGCACAGCGAGCTCAATCTTCCACCACGGATATTCGCACCATGACAGAGCGGCTAAAAGAAGGTGCCAGGGTAGCAGTGGACGCTATGTCACGTGGCCAGACCCAGGCGCAGGCCAGTGTCCAGGAAGTCAATCATGCCGGTGAAGAGCTAAGACGCATCGTGGATTATGTGAGTGTGATTGACAGCATGAATGAGCAGATCGCAGCGGCGACCCACGAGCAAAGCGCGGTCGCTGAAGAAGTGAATCGGAATGCGCTCAGGATCAGTGAAATTTATCAGAATACCCACCAGGTCGCCGACGAGCTTGGCCGCATCAATGATGATTTGCTGAGTGCAGTGGATGCCATGGGTAAGGAAGTCAGCAAATTTTCCTTAAGTCGCGGCTGA
- a CDS encoding YeaC family protein, with translation MKDLNQLIDEMPLEVYERMRSAVELGKWEDGSVLTEAQRENAMQVVMLYQARMLDQDEHFTIARGGSINELSKSELKRRMASDFGGETIATFSNDEI, from the coding sequence ATGAAAGACTTGAATCAGCTGATTGATGAGATGCCATTGGAAGTGTACGAGCGCATGCGTTCGGCCGTAGAGCTTGGTAAGTGGGAAGACGGCAGCGTGCTGACCGAAGCCCAGCGCGAAAATGCCATGCAGGTCGTGATGCTGTATCAGGCCCGCATGCTGGACCAGGACGAACATTTCACCATAGCCCGCGGTGGCAGCATCAATGAGCTGTCCAAAAGCGAGCTGAAACGTCGTATGGCCTCGGACTTCGGTGGTGAGACCATCGCCACCTTCAGTAACGATGAAATCTGA
- the nadA gene encoding quinolinate synthase NadA — MSQQAPILEPIQYPFPAKPIPLSDVQKLEYKEKIKALLKARDAVLVAHYYTDPEIQALAEETGGCVSDSLEMARFGRDHAAKTLIVAGVKFMGETAKILSPEKTVLMPTLEATCSLDVGCPIETFSAFCDAHPDHTVVVYANTSAAVKARADWVVTSSIALEIVEHLDSEGKKIIWGPDRHLGSYIAKQTGAEMLLWQGECIVHDEFKAKALRELKIQYPDAAVLVHPESPASVVEMADAVGSTSQLIKAAQTLPNDTFIVATDKGIFYKMQQAAPGKTLIEAPTGGNGATCKSCAHCPWMAMNGLKAIEAALSAKDASAHEIFVDDALRERAKLPLDRMLDFAKTLNMQVKGNA, encoded by the coding sequence ATGAGTCAGCAAGCCCCTATTCTGGAACCCATTCAGTATCCATTTCCAGCCAAGCCGATTCCGCTTTCGGATGTGCAAAAGCTGGAATACAAAGAAAAAATCAAGGCGCTTTTGAAAGCTCGGGATGCCGTGCTTGTTGCGCACTATTACACAGATCCCGAAATCCAGGCTCTCGCAGAAGAAACCGGCGGCTGTGTATCGGATTCTCTGGAAATGGCACGCTTTGGTCGCGATCACGCCGCCAAGACGCTTATCGTCGCCGGTGTGAAGTTCATGGGTGAAACCGCCAAAATCTTAAGCCCGGAAAAAACCGTGCTGATGCCGACGCTGGAAGCCACCTGTTCGTTGGATGTGGGTTGCCCCATCGAGACCTTCAGTGCGTTCTGTGATGCGCACCCCGACCACACTGTGGTGGTGTACGCCAACACCTCGGCGGCGGTAAAAGCCCGTGCAGACTGGGTAGTAACCTCAAGCATTGCCCTCGAAATCGTTGAGCACCTGGACAGCGAAGGCAAGAAAATCATCTGGGGCCCGGACAGACACCTTGGCAGCTACATCGCCAAACAAACCGGCGCCGAGATGCTCCTGTGGCAGGGCGAGTGTATTGTTCACGATGAGTTCAAAGCCAAGGCGCTGCGAGAGCTTAAAATCCAGTACCCGGATGCTGCCGTACTGGTGCACCCTGAGTCACCCGCCAGTGTGGTGGAGATGGCCGATGCGGTGGGCTCAACCAGCCAGCTGATTAAAGCGGCGCAAACCTTGCCAAACGACACCTTTATCGTGGCCACCGACAAGGGCATCTTCTACAAGATGCAGCAGGCCGCGCCCGGTAAGACATTGATTGAAGCCCCAACCGGCGGCAATGGCGCCACCTGTAAGAGCTGTGCCCACTGCCCCTGGATGGCGATGAATGGGCTTAAAGCTATTGAGGCAGCGCTCAGCGCCAAGGATGCCAGTGCCCACGAGATTTTTGTTGATGACGCACTGCGCGAAAGGGCGAAACTGCCGCTTGATCGTATGCTGGACTTTGCCAAAACCCTCAATATGCAGGTGAAGGGCAACGCCTGA
- a CDS encoding dihydrolipoyllysine-residue acetyltransferase, whose product MIKDFILPDIGEGVVECELVEWLVKEGDLIAEDQPICDVMTDKALVQIPAPFAGVVSKLYYAKGEIAKVHAPLYAVEIEGEGADAAAAPAEATPEAAPAAAPVAVSAGKQVEDFLLPDIGEGIVECELVEWLVNEGDMVEEDQPIADVMTDKALVQIPALKAGKIVTLHYRKGQLAKVHAPLYAIEVEAEHPVATAAAAPAVSAAAAGTSHVERAAPATAAVNGNGKALASPAVRRMARSLDVDLSQVPGSGKHGRVYKEDIEQYLKGGAAPAVQAAAPQAAAVAAPVQPAAGDRVEPIRGVKAAMARQMMDSVSSIPHFTYCEEIDLTELVALRERMKAKYSSDDVKLTMMPFFMKSLSLALTEFPVVNSQVNADCTELTFKASHNIGMAVDSKVGLLVPNVKDVQSKSILDVAREITRLTDAARSGRVSPADLKGGTISISNIGALGGTVATPIINKPEVAIVALGKLQTLPRFAADGSVQARKIMQVSWSGDHRVIDGGTIARFCNLWKQYLEQPEDMLLAMR is encoded by the coding sequence ATGATTAAAGATTTTATTTTGCCGGACATCGGTGAAGGCGTCGTAGAATGTGAGCTGGTTGAATGGCTGGTGAAAGAAGGCGACCTCATTGCCGAAGATCAGCCCATTTGCGACGTGATGACCGATAAAGCCCTGGTGCAAATTCCGGCGCCGTTTGCCGGTGTGGTCAGCAAGCTTTATTACGCCAAGGGTGAAATCGCCAAGGTACATGCTCCCTTGTATGCGGTTGAAATCGAAGGCGAGGGCGCCGATGCGGCAGCGGCTCCGGCTGAAGCGACTCCTGAAGCTGCACCTGCTGCCGCTCCCGTAGCAGTGAGCGCAGGCAAGCAGGTGGAAGATTTCCTGCTGCCCGATATCGGTGAGGGGATTGTGGAATGTGAGCTGGTCGAGTGGCTGGTAAACGAAGGCGATATGGTTGAAGAAGATCAGCCCATTGCCGACGTGATGACCGATAAAGCTCTGGTACAAATTCCCGCCCTTAAGGCCGGCAAAATTGTCACCCTGCATTATCGCAAGGGACAGCTTGCCAAGGTGCATGCGCCGCTTTACGCCATCGAGGTGGAAGCTGAGCATCCGGTAGCTACAGCTGCCGCAGCGCCTGCCGTGTCAGCTGCCGCTGCTGGAACCAGCCACGTCGAGCGTGCTGCTCCGGCCACCGCTGCTGTTAACGGCAATGGCAAGGCGCTGGCAAGCCCTGCGGTGCGCCGAATGGCCCGCAGCCTGGATGTGGATTTGTCGCAGGTGCCCGGCAGTGGTAAGCATGGCCGAGTCTATAAAGAAGATATTGAGCAGTATCTGAAGGGCGGCGCAGCGCCGGCAGTTCAAGCAGCTGCTCCTCAGGCAGCCGCAGTGGCGGCCCCTGTACAGCCTGCGGCAGGTGACAGGGTTGAACCAATTCGCGGCGTAAAAGCCGCGATGGCACGTCAGATGATGGACTCAGTGTCCAGCATCCCGCACTTTACCTACTGTGAAGAAATTGACCTTACTGAACTCGTTGCTCTGCGCGAGCGCATGAAGGCCAAGTACAGCAGTGACGATGTGAAGCTGACCATGATGCCATTCTTCATGAAGTCGTTGTCACTGGCACTCACAGAGTTTCCGGTGGTGAACAGTCAGGTGAATGCCGATTGCACTGAGCTGACCTTCAAGGCAAGCCACAACATAGGCATGGCGGTGGACTCCAAAGTTGGCCTGTTGGTGCCCAACGTGAAAGACGTGCAGAGCAAGTCGATTCTGGATGTGGCACGCGAAATAACCCGTCTCACTGACGCTGCCCGCAGTGGTCGTGTGAGTCCGGCGGACCTTAAAGGTGGCACCATCTCCATCTCCAACATTGGCGCCCTGGGCGGCACTGTGGCGACGCCTATAATCAATAAGCCTGAGGTGGCCATTGTGGCGCTGGGTAAGTTGCAGACACTGCCGCGCTTTGCCGCCGATGGCAGCGTGCAGGCCCGCAAGATAATGCAGGTGAGCTGGAGCGGCGATCACCGGGTTATCGATGGTGGCACCATTGCCCGTTTCTGCAACCTGTGGAAGCAGTATCTGGAGCAACCGGAAGACATGCTGTTGGCCATGCGCTGA
- a CDS encoding zinc ribbon domain-containing protein, with the protein MALVQCPICNKRISSKAPQCPHCNTSSAGDNDSALRIAQIKKSQRLMNQSFITMTLFIGGVVVLFWGGEEPEGVRLTAGAVLLTLGFVGYLVTRVQMVINKRKSV; encoded by the coding sequence ATGGCGTTAGTGCAATGTCCCATCTGCAACAAGCGGATTTCCAGTAAGGCGCCCCAGTGTCCACACTGCAACACCTCATCAGCAGGCGATAATGACTCGGCGCTGAGAATTGCGCAGATTAAAAAGTCACAGCGCCTCATGAATCAGAGTTTCATCACCATGACCCTGTTTATCGGTGGTGTTGTGGTGCTGTTTTGGGGCGGCGAAGAGCCTGAGGGTGTGCGGCTGACTGCCGGTGCAGTGCTCCTGACCCTGGGGTTTGTGGGTTATCTGGTTACCCGGGTCCAGATGGTAATAAATAAGCGGAAAAGCGTATGA
- a CDS encoding response regulator transcription factor, whose product MKKILLVEDDNGFRELLTEALEREGLCVSAATDGFEALTLMEKDVPELILLDLMMPGMDGFSMLMQRKNQLPVIVISALDSEEERIRGYQLGADDFLTKPFSVKELLVRIQALARRLKRQDVPAHDEADTQIHFDETRYTIGIGDRQVMLTQTEFKLFRYLFERKGQVVTKAELQRSVLQKEFGRFDRNLDMHISNTRRKLAQTKLPRSMINTVRGQGYSFACC is encoded by the coding sequence GTGAAGAAAATACTCTTGGTCGAAGACGATAATGGATTTCGGGAGCTGCTTACCGAGGCTCTCGAGCGGGAAGGTTTGTGTGTATCTGCTGCCACCGATGGCTTTGAAGCCCTCACTCTGATGGAAAAGGATGTGCCGGAACTTATCCTCCTGGACCTGATGATGCCGGGAATGGACGGTTTTTCCATGTTGATGCAACGTAAAAACCAGTTACCCGTGATTGTGATTTCCGCACTCGACAGTGAAGAGGAGCGTATTCGTGGCTATCAGCTGGGCGCCGATGATTTTCTGACCAAACCATTCAGCGTAAAAGAGCTGCTGGTACGTATCCAGGCGCTGGCCAGAAGGCTCAAACGCCAGGATGTACCGGCACACGATGAAGCAGACACACAAATTCATTTTGATGAAACACGCTACACAATTGGTATTGGCGACAGGCAAGTTATGCTTACCCAAACCGAGTTCAAATTGTTTCGTTACTTGTTCGAGCGAAAGGGACAGGTCGTGACCAAGGCCGAGCTGCAACGCAGTGTGTTGCAAAAAGAGTTTGGCCGTTTTGACCGTAACCTCGATATGCATATCAGCAATACCCGCCGTAAGCTTGCGCAAACCAAGCTGCCACGGAGCATGATAAATACGGTTCGCGGTCAGGGTTACAGCTTCGCCTGTTGTTAA
- a CDS encoding alpha-ketoacid dehydrogenase subunit beta — protein sequence MAEMNMLQAINSALRIAMEKDPTMLVFGEDVGHFGGVFRATSGLQDTFGRGRCFNTPLTEQGIAGFANGLASNGTTAVAEIQFADYIFPAFDQIVNESAKFRYRSGNEFNVGGLVYRTPYGGGIAGGHYHSQSPEAYFTQTPGLKVVVPRNAHQAKGLLLASIRDKNPVVFFEPKRLYRASVGEVPEGDYELPLGKAEVVKEGKDVTLLAWGAQMEIVEKAAEMAEKEGISCEIIDLRTLSPWDVDTVAASVKKTGRLLINHEAPLTGGFAGEIAATIQEECFLYLESPIARVCGLDTPYPLIHEKEYMPDALKTFEAIKASVNF from the coding sequence GTGGCTGAAATGAATATGTTGCAAGCCATCAACAGTGCCCTGCGCATTGCGATGGAAAAAGACCCGACCATGTTGGTATTCGGGGAAGACGTGGGCCACTTTGGCGGCGTGTTTCGCGCGACCTCCGGCCTGCAGGATACCTTTGGCAGAGGCCGTTGCTTTAACACCCCGCTGACCGAGCAGGGTATTGCCGGTTTTGCCAACGGTTTGGCCTCCAATGGCACCACCGCCGTGGCCGAAATTCAGTTCGCCGATTACATCTTCCCGGCGTTCGACCAGATTGTAAACGAGAGCGCCAAGTTCCGTTATCGCTCAGGTAACGAGTTCAATGTGGGCGGCCTGGTGTATCGCACGCCTTACGGTGGCGGTATTGCCGGTGGTCATTATCACTCTCAGTCGCCTGAGGCCTATTTCACCCAGACCCCGGGTCTGAAGGTGGTTGTGCCCCGTAACGCCCATCAGGCCAAGGGTTTGCTGTTGGCGTCAATCCGAGACAAAAACCCTGTGGTCTTCTTCGAGCCCAAGCGCCTGTACCGTGCCAGCGTTGGTGAAGTGCCTGAAGGTGATTATGAGCTGCCACTGGGCAAGGCCGAAGTGGTGAAAGAAGGTAAAGACGTCACGCTGCTCGCCTGGGGCGCGCAGATGGAAATCGTTGAAAAAGCCGCCGAAATGGCGGAAAAAGAAGGCATTTCCTGTGAAATCATCGACCTTCGCACCCTGTCCCCCTGGGATGTGGACACAGTAGCCGCGTCGGTAAAAAAGACCGGCCGTTTGCTGATTAACCACGAAGCGCCGCTCACCGGTGGCTTTGCCGGCGAAATCGCTGCGACCATTCAGGAAGAGTGCTTCCTGTATCTGGAGTCGCCCATTGCCCGGGTGTGTGGTTTGGATACCCCGTATCCACTTATCCACGAAAAAGAATACATGCCGGATGCGCTCAAGACCTTTGAAGCCATCAAGGCGAGCGTCAACTTCTAG
- a CDS encoding M14 family metallopeptidase: MRISANFDGGNIQVVSLDDHNDIQLAIRPDEGGEFFQWFNFRMEGEVGNHFRLNIINAAAASYPKGWDEYQAVGSYDRQNWFRLPTQFQDGKLSIDVTLDCSSIQIAYFAPYSYERHLDLLAAVQMHPLVDLEHLGLTLDGRDMTLVKVGDGDSNKRNIWITARQHPGETMAEWLVEGLLNRLLDRENATAKALLDKANFYIVPNMNPDGSVRGHLRTNAKGVNLNREWQTPSLERSPEVFYVVNRMKETGVDLFYDVHGDEGLPYVFVAGAEGVPCWDARLADLQKQFTDVLCLASADFQTEFGYAKDEPGKANLTVASNWVAQTFNCLSNTLEMPFKDNANLQDPFVGWSPERSQQLGEASLIAMLAVVDKLR; the protein is encoded by the coding sequence ATGCGGATCAGCGCCAATTTTGACGGCGGCAACATTCAGGTTGTCAGCCTTGACGATCACAACGACATTCAACTGGCGATTCGACCAGACGAAGGTGGCGAGTTCTTTCAGTGGTTTAACTTTCGTATGGAAGGGGAAGTTGGAAACCATTTTCGCCTGAATATCATTAACGCCGCTGCGGCGTCCTACCCGAAAGGTTGGGACGAGTATCAGGCAGTGGGCAGCTACGATCGCCAGAATTGGTTTCGTTTACCCACCCAGTTTCAGGACGGCAAGCTCTCCATCGATGTCACCCTGGATTGCAGCAGTATCCAAATAGCCTATTTCGCCCCATACAGCTACGAGCGTCATTTAGATTTGCTCGCCGCAGTGCAAATGCATCCTTTGGTCGACCTTGAACATCTGGGGCTCACCCTGGATGGCCGTGACATGACCCTGGTCAAAGTGGGTGACGGCGATAGCAACAAGCGCAATATCTGGATAACAGCCCGTCAGCACCCCGGCGAAACCATGGCGGAGTGGTTGGTGGAAGGCTTGCTCAACCGCTTGCTCGACCGTGAAAATGCCACCGCCAAGGCGCTGCTGGACAAAGCCAATTTCTACATTGTGCCCAACATGAACCCGGACGGCAGCGTACGTGGCCATCTGCGTACCAATGCCAAAGGGGTCAACCTCAACCGTGAATGGCAGACCCCATCCCTTGAGCGCAGCCCTGAAGTCTTTTATGTCGTTAATCGCATGAAAGAAACCGGTGTTGATCTTTTCTATGACGTCCACGGTGATGAAGGGCTGCCCTATGTCTTTGTGGCTGGCGCCGAAGGCGTACCTTGCTGGGATGCCCGCCTCGCCGATTTGCAAAAGCAATTCACCGATGTGCTGTGCCTTGCCAGTGCCGATTTCCAAACTGAATTTGGTTATGCCAAAGACGAGCCGGGCAAAGCCAACCTGACGGTGGCGTCCAACTGGGTCGCCCAGACATTTAATTGTCTGTCCAACACCCTGGAAATGCCGTTTAAAGATAACGCCAATCTGCAAGACCCCTTTGTGGGCTGGTCGCCAGAGCGCAGCCAGCAATTGGGTGAGGCGTCACTCATTGCCATGTTGGCCGTTGTAGACAAGCTGAGATAA